The following is a genomic window from Clostridia bacterium.
TTTATCGATATGTCTTGTTTCATATATGGATTTTACCCTGGCAATGTTTTCTAAAAAAGTAGGTATACCTAGAGCATTTTCAATTGTACCTTTGAGGGGGAGATTCATCCAGTTTAATAATGGTGAATATATAGATTCGTTGAAATTCACTATTCCGGGTATAGCTATCCCTATAGCGATTATCTTTTTATAGATTGAGTTGGGAGCCTTATCTATAAATTTTTTTATACTGCTTATTAAATTATTTACAAGCACTGTGCTTGTGTTTTGTTTATCAACTTTTAAGTTGATCTTTATGCTTTGCTTATCTATTACATTTCCCATCAGGTCTGAAATGTATAGATCGGTTGGGAAATAAGGGCTAGGTCGCACTCCTACGATATAGGCATATTTATTATTGAATTCTAATAGATTGGCCTTTCTGCCCAGCGTTGATTCATCCTTACCCCTTTCAACAATTATTTTTTTATTCAATAAATTTAATGTTAAATTTGTGATAGTTGCCGGACTTAATCCGGTTAAGGTAGCTAAAGAGGGTCTCGAGATAGAGCCATTTTGTATTATCAGCTCTAAAATTCTTTTTGTATTATTAACTTTTTCATTTAGTATTGCTGGATTCATACAAACACCTACTGTCTTTAAATATATATATTTATTATAATATAAAACAAGGCCAATTTCAATTGTTAATTCAAGTAATAAAATAGATTAGATTTATAGTGAGCACGTATCATGCCTAGTCTACAACTATTAATACGAATAAAAGTTCCAGCATTAATAATTAATTTAATCATTGAATTAATTATTGACATTGAGGTTTTTATATGCTAATATATTTTTATAAAACAACTATAAACTAACCATTATCGTTGATCTGTTCGATTAAACATGTATCCGTCAAACAAAATCCGACGATTTTATTTTCAAAATACCCGCCACTGATAACATATTTGTTCATCTATAAAATTAATACAGGTTGATTTTTTCTTTATGGAAAACGT
Proteins encoded in this region:
- a CDS encoding ROK family transcriptional regulator, with translation MNPAILNEKVNNTKRILELIIQNGSISRPSLATLTGLSPATITNLTLNLLNKKIIVERGKDESTLGRKANLLEFNNKYAYIVGVRPSPYFPTDLYISDLMGNVIDKQSIKINLKVDKQNTSTVLVNNLISSIKKFIDKAPNSIYKKIIAIGIAIPGIVNFNESIYSPLLNWMNLPLKGTIENALGIPTFLENIARVKSIYETRHIDKEKDKNIIYISLSPGIGMVNFFDSKMIKGKHSIAGEIGHMTLEPDGPKCYCGNRGCFELYCGEDNILKNAEELILKGKSPILASIIDNDLENLDLKSLYEAQEKGDIEIHTLLTTAGKYLGCALANIANSFDPDRLIISGGIIEKGDLVYNCAVEEMRKRLFDIYSRDIKVEKPVLKSQEIIKAIAAFTLSKIVDQMISGDI